Proteins from a single region of Psilocybe cubensis strain MGC-MH-2018 chromosome 3, whole genome shotgun sequence:
- a CDS encoding putative N-acetyltransferase camello: protein MRKQYTTPISLASYLIIIFGLALLILTHGLVRSAGIVLPILGTSIFCYSRFSLRSAFDRHIEKSLTGDLADIGKHYCKLDVVDEKADGEGVPSRNWRSGFWVAEVVEDAKRPVIVGCVGLGKSYAYSSEDETSAELRRLVISPRYRHKGIGRKLIQTVVHFAREHQIETIYLTTSSYQQPAINLYKKLGFHLEGKREMTIQMQKWKIYAFRLNVNGYSL from the exons ATGCGAAAGCAATACACAACACCGATATCTCTGGCCTCTTACTTGATAATTATCTTTGGTCTTGCGTTGCTAATTCTAACGCATGGCCTAGTTCGGAGCGCAGGCATTGTGCTACCAATATTGGGAACCTCGATATTCTGCTACTCTCGCTTCTCGCTGCGCTCCGCCTTTGACCGTCATATCGAGAAAAGCCTCACGGGGGACTTGGCGGACATCGGGAAGCACTATTGTAAGCTTGATGTCGTCGACGAGAAAGCGGACGGTGAAGGCGTTCCTTCTCGCAATTGGAGAAGTGGTTTTTGGGTAGCTGAGGTTGTCGAAGACGCGAAGCGCCCTGTGATAGTTGGATGTGTTGGATTAGGCAAGTCAT ACGCTTACAGCAGCGAAGACGAAACAAGCGCTGAGCTTCGGCGTCTAGTTATTTCTCCCCGCTATCGCCATAAAGGCATCGGACGGAAACTGATACAAACGGTCGTGCATTTTGCGCGGGAGCACCAAATTGAGACCATCTACCTCACAACCTCGTCGTACCAGCAACCTGCGATCAATCTCTACAAGAAGCTTGGGTTCCATTTGGAAGGGAAGAGAGAAATGACCATTCAAATGCAAAAGTGGAAAATTTACGCATTCAGATTGAATGTAAATGGTTATTCATTATGa